Genomic DNA from Prunus persica cultivar Lovell chromosome G1, Prunus_persica_NCBIv2, whole genome shotgun sequence:
CAGGCCTTTGGCGAGATGTACGTCAGCATGGCCAAGGCTGACAAGGAGATCCAGAGGCTGAAGAGGCGGGATGAGCTAGCCAAGAGCAAAATGGCGGAGGCGCAGGAGGCCATCCGAGAGAAGAACGCCTTGCTGGTTCAAAAGACGGCCCTGGccaaggaggtggaggagctgAAGAGATCGAGGGCCGAGGAGATGGCTGCTGCCCGAGTCGAGGTGATTGAGTCCTTCCGATCCTCAGAGAAGCTGAAGAGCTACATCATGGACCGACTGGTTGATGAGCAGCTTCGCTGGGAAGATAGGTTGGTTAGGTTCAACCCCTCGGTGGAGATTAACTTTGACACCAGTGGCGAGCCTCCTGCACATACCCCTCCTGCTGATGCTAGCGCCCCGACACCAGAGGCTGAGCCTGCCAGTGAGGATGCCCCGTCGACCGAGTCTTGAAGGCGTTGCCTTCGTTATGTTTTACAGTGATTTTGTACTTTAGTGATTGTGTTGGAACACtggttattttgtttatgtatGAACACTTGTCCTTGCCTGGAGCAAgggtgtttttatttatgatatgaGACTTGGTTTGATATCAATTGTGTTAGTAAAAATGATAACAATGTGAGTGTATGAGAATGAGCCGGAGTCAGGCATTTCATTGAAATAGATGCCGAAAGGCAGAAGGTACAAGTGGTCTAGGGTCTAGATACCTTACTCCTACCTTACAGTAAATaatcaagaccaaagtatTGTCCTAGGGTCTAGATATGTTTACTTGTAATAATACTTGAGGTGGTCAGCATTCCACGGGTGAGGCAGCGTCTTGCCTGTGGAATCACGAAGCTGATAAGTGCCGGGGCGgcagattttgataatctcataaggaccttcccatgtagggCCGAGGGTACCTTCGCTGGGATTTTTGGTAGCCAAGGAAACTTTGCGCATGACCCAGTCCCCCATTTTGAAAGCACGGGGCTTGACTCGGGAGTCGTAATATTTGGCGATCCGTTGTTTGTACGCGACATTACCATGTTCGATTGGTCCCGGAGCTCGTCAATGAAGTCGAGGTTGAGGGCCAACTGCTCGTCATTGGCCGTGGCATCGTAAGTGGAGGTTCGGTATGTGGGCTGGCCAATCTCTACGGAGCCACGGCCTCGGTTCCAAATGATAGGGAGAACGGCGTTTCACCCGTGGATGTGCGGAAAGTGGTGCGGTAGGACCAGAGTACTTCTGggagtagttctggccagcagcccttggctttgtcaagttttgtcttgagggtcttcttgataattttgttcacGGCTTCGACCTGGCCATTGGACTGAGGATGGGCTGGGGAGGCGAAACATAGACGAATCTTGAGGttggaacaaaattgtttgaatttggcgTTGTCAAATTGCCGGCCATTGTCGGTGACGATGGAGTTAGGGATGCCGAAGCGACATACAATGTTTTGCCACACAAAGGATTCGATGCGAGCCGCAGTGATGGTGGCCAAGGCTTCGGCCTCAGCccacttggtgaagtagtctacGGCCACGACTGCATACTTGACTTGGCCCTTGCCCTCTGGCATAGGTCCAATGAGATCCAGTCCCCATTGGGCAAATGGCCAAGGGCTGACGATGGCAGTCAACGGTTCAGCCGGGAGTTGTGGAATGTTGGCAAATCGCTGACACTTGTCGCATTTCTGGGTGAATTCCTGGGCGTCAGTGTGGAGCGATGGCCAGAAGTATCCTTGGCGGATTGCCTTATGGGCCAGCGAGCGTGCGCCCGAGTGGTTACCGCATATGCCTTCATGGATTTCTCGGAGGACATAGTGACCCTCCTCTGGAGTCAGGCATCGGAGGTAAGGAAGGCTGAAACCCCGCTTGTATAAGGAGCCGTTAATGATCAGGAAACGGGCAGAGCGATGGCGAACGCGTCGTGCTTCTGCCGGATTAGCCGGTAGTGTTCGGTTCTGTAAGAACTGGAGGATGGGGTCCATCCATGTAGGGCTGTGATCAATAGTGCAGATGAGTGGGGCTTGTGTGCTGGGCTGGGCCAAAAACTCGATGTGGATGTGGCGACCCATTCCTTGTTCCAAGGCTGATGCCAACCTGGCTAGTGCATCGGCATGGCTATTCTCGGAGCGCGGCACTTGCCTGATAGAGTGGGCGTGGAAGGTCGCCAGCAAGTGCCGAACGCGCTGGAGGTAGGCCGTCATAGAGGCATCCTTAGCCGTGAAGTCCTGGTTGACCTGGTGGACCACGAGTTGTGAATCGCTGAATATCTGAATTTGCCTGGCGTCCATCTCTTTGGCTAATCGAAGACCAGCTAAGAGTGCTTCATATTCGGCCTCATTGTTGGaggcttggaatttgaagcgaAGGGCGTACTCGAGGGCAACCTTGTCTGGGGAGATGAGAACAAGGCCGGCCCCACAGCCCTGGGCATTAGAAGAGCCGTCTACGAATAAGGTCCACAGGGGCTGGGTTAGGTCGAGATTGCCTTCGGTGGGGGTTTGGTCCTGGCTGGGAGGGGGATTAGGTTCGGTTATGGGCTGGATGGCTGCCGAAGCTTGAGGCTCCGTGAATTCGGATAAGAAGTCAGCAACGGCCTGTCCCCTCATAGCCGGGCGGGGTTTGTAATGAAGATCAAACTCGCCCAGTTCAATGGCCCATTTGACCAGCCTCCCAGAAGTTTCTGGGTTCTGCAACACCTGTcggagtggttggttggttaagaCATGGATGGTGTGAGCTTGGAAATATGGTCGGAGGCGTCTTGCTGAGACGACCAGGGCGAACGCCAATTTTTCGATGTCCGGGTACCGAACTTCGGCATCTTGCAATGCTTTACTAACATAATGCACTGGGTGTTCCGCGTTGTCTTTTGATCGGATGAGCACAGAGCTAACAGCCGAAGCTGAGATGGAGAGATAAATCACGAGGATGTCTCCGTGCTCAGGGGTTGACAATAAAGGGGCCCGGCCCATATACTCCTTGAGCTCGCTGAAAGCCGTGTCGCATTCAGCAGTCCAGGTGATGTTTCTTTTGGTGCCTTTAAGGGCCTTGAAGAATGGGGCGCAGCGGTCAGTGGCTTTGGAGATAAATCTGGTCAGGGCTGCGACACGCCCTGTAAGGCTTTGGATATCTTTGACCGTCTTAGGTACCGTCATGTCTAAGATGGCCTGGATCTTTTCTGGATTGGCCTCAATACCTCTCTGGCTGATCATGAAGCCCAGGAATTTGCCGGAAGCCACCCCGAATgcacatttggtggggttaagCCTCATTTTGTACTGCTTCAGGATGGTGAACATGGCAGAGAGGTTAGGGATGTGTTGGTCAGCCGTGCGACtcttgactagcatgtcatcGACATAGACCTCCATGGTATTGCCAATCAAGGGGGCGAAGAGGTGGTTCACCAGACGCTGATAAGTAGCCCCGGCGTTTTTGAGGCCAAAGGGCATCACCTTATAGCAGTAGAGGCCGCGGTCCGTAATGAAAGAGGTGTGGGCCTGATCTTCGGGGTGCATGAAGATCTGGTTGTAACCTGAAtaagcatccatgaagctaAGGAGGGCGTGGCCGGCTGTGGCGTCGACTAACTGGTCAATGCGGGGTAACGGGAAGCTGTCCTTTGGGCAAGCCCGATTAAGATTGGTGTAGTCGACACACATGCGCCAGCCCTTTCTTGGCTTGCGGACCATCACGACGTTAGACAGCCATGTAGGATAATCAACCTCCCTGATGAATCCGATGTTGCTCAATCGATCCACCTCCGCCCTCATGGCCTCATAGCGCTCGGGATCATAAGCGCGGCGCTTCTGTCGGACTGGTCTGACGGCAGGATTGACGCTAAGCCTATGGGATATGATGTCTGGTGatatgccaggcatgtcattGTAGGACCATGCGAAGACTTCGGAGTTGAGGCGGAGGAAGGCGACCAAGTCAGAGCGAAGTTCTGGCGAGATGGAGGTGCCGATCCGGACTTGTCGATCCGGGATATCGTCATGGAGGGTAACCAGCTCCAGGCCCTCCATGGGTTCGGCCTGTGGTGCGATGGACTCCTCCCTTGGGTCTTCAGGTGGTTCTGTGCCAGCTTGAGGAGGGGCGGG
This window encodes:
- the LOC109946472 gene encoding uncharacterized protein LOC109946472, translated to MPNTGVFCRFHQFSGHDTESCVALRNIIEGLIREGKLDNYVRNIPAPPNPHQRQINMISTISGGPTLAGTSNNSIKHYVCSTYAHQVFSTEQGRLPKTHRTGWAPITFCEEEEEHGVILPHDDPLIIRADISNFDVGRILVDTGSSVSVMFAEAFNELQVPPHLLDRNITPLVSFSGDVVQPIGSIHLPISIGAAPQRTTITTPFLIVDCPTAYNVILGRPALAQMRAFISTHMLLLKFPTPNGPGTVRGDQLGARSCYASAVKSTNRQPRSEALSVTMAPAPPQAGTEPPEDPREESIAPQAEPMEGLELVTLHDDIPDRQVRIGTSISPELRSDLVAFLRLNSEVFAWSYNDMPGISPDIISHRLSVNPAVRPVRQKRRAYDPERYEAMRAEVDRLSNIGFIREVDYPTWLSNVVMVRKPRKGWRMCVDYTNLNRACPKDSFPLPRIDQLVDATAGHALLSFMDAYSGYNQIFMHPEDQAHTSFITDRGLYCYKVMPFGLKNAGATYQRLVNHLFAPLIGNTMEVYVDDMLVKSRTADQHIPNLSAMFTILKQYKMRLNPTKCAFGVASGKFLGFMISQRGIEANPEKIQAILDMTVPKTVKDIQSLTGRVAALTRFISKATDRCAPFFKALKGTKRNITWTAECDTAFSELKEYMGRAPLLSTPEHGDILVIYLSISASAVSSVLIRSKDNAEHPVHYVSKALQDAEVRYPDIEKLAFALVVSARRLRPYFQAHTIHVLTNQPLRQVLQNPETSGRLVKWAIELGEFDLHYKPRPAMRGQAVADFLSEFTEPQASAAIQPITEPNPPPSQDQTPTEGNLDLTQPLWTLFVDGSSNAQGCGAGLVLISPDKVALEYALRFKFQASNNEAEYEALLAGLRLAKEMDARQIQIFSDSQLVVHQVNQDFTAKDASMTAYLQRVRHLLATFHAHSIRQVPRSENSHADALARLASALEQGMGRHIHIEFLAQPSTQAPLICTIDHSPTWMDPILQFLQNRTLPANPAEARRVRHRSARFLIINGSLYKRGFSLPYLRCLTPEEGHYVLREIHEGICGNHSGARSLAHKAIRQGYFWPSLHTDAQEFTQKCDKCQRFANIPQLPAEPLTAIVSPWPFAQWGLDLIGPMPEGKGQVKYAVVAVDYFTKWAEAEALATITAARIESFVWQNIVCRFGIPNSIVTDNGRQFDNAKFKQFCSNLKIRLCFASPAHPQSNGQLRDSTGKTLPHPWNADHLKYYYK